In a single window of the Sesamum indicum cultivar Zhongzhi No. 13 linkage group LG16, S_indicum_v1.0, whole genome shotgun sequence genome:
- the LOC105178552 gene encoding ADP,ATP carrier protein 3, mitochondrial, with protein sequence MGDGTQHPSVFRKIHGQSYLFSQISPHTHSRSAGLQYLTGGYVNGGLRSLSMPSFQGTGLEIVSPVSPFLIQAPTEKGLSGFMVDFLMGGVSAAVSKTAAAPIERVKLLIQNQDEMIRAGRLSEPYKGISDCFARTIKDEGVLSLWRGNTANVIRYFPTQALNFAFKDYFKRLFNFKKDKDGYWKWFAGNLASGGAAGASSLLFVYSLDYARTRLANDAKAAKKGGERQFNGLIDVYRKTIQSDGLVGLYRGFNISCVGIIVYRGLYFGMYDSLKPVVLTGSLQDSFLASFLLGWGITIGAGLASYPIDTVRRRMMMTSGEAVKYKSSIDAFSQIVKKEGTKSLFKGAGANILRAVAGAGVLAGYDKLQVLVLGKKYGSGGGG encoded by the exons AAGTGCTGGATTGCAATACTTGACTGGTGGATATGTTAATGGAGGTCTGCGGAGTCTTTCCATGCCATCATTCCAAGGAACTGGCCTGGAGATTGTTTCACCAGTCTCTCCTTTCCTTATACAGGCTCCAACAGAAAAAGGGTTGTCCGGTTTTATGGTGGATTTCCTCATGGGAGGGGTTTCTGCAGCAGTATCCAAGACTGCTGCTGCTCCAATTGAGAGAGTAAAACTCTTGATTCAAAACCAGGATGAGATGATCCGAGCTGGTCGATTGTCTGAACCTTACAAGGGAATTTCTGATTGCTTTGCTAGAACTATCAAGGATGAAGGTGTACTTTCACTGTGGAGAGGCAACACTGCGAACGTTATAAGATACTTCCCTACTCAG GCCCTCAACTTTGCCTTCAAAGATTATTTCAAGAGACTGTTTAACTTCAAGAAAGACAAGGATGGTTACTGGAAATGGTTTGCTGGAAACTTGGCATCTGGTGGTGCTGCTGGTGCTTCATCTCTCCTGTTTGTTTACTCTCTTGATTATGCCCGAACGAGGTTGGCAAATGATGCTAAGGCTGCCAAAAAGGGTGGAGAAAGGCAGTTCAATGGCTTGATTGATGTTTACAGAAAAACAATCCAATCTGATGGTCTTGTTGGACTTTACCGTGGATTCAACATTTCTTGTGTTGGAATTATCGTCTACCGTGGGCTTTATTTTGGAATGTATGATTCTCTGAAACCGGTCGTTCTAACTGGTTCATTGCAG GATAGTTTCTTAGCTAGTTTCCTTCTGGGGTGGGGAATCACCATCGGTGCTGGCTTGGCTTCTTACCCAATTGATACCGTGCGTAGAAGGATGATGATGACTTCAGGAGAGGCTGTCAAATATAAGAGCTCAATTGATGCATTTTCGCAGATCGTGAAGAAAGAAGGAACTAAGTCACTCTTCAAGGGTGCTGGAGCAAACATCTTAAGAGCTGTTGCAGGTGCTGGCGTGCTTGCTGGCTACGACAAATTGCAGGTTCTCGTCTTGGGCAAGAAGTATGGttctggtggtggtggttaa
- the LOC105178551 gene encoding uncharacterized protein LOC105178551, whose amino-acid sequence MPSLTTPIEILKSNRFYPYFEDCIGVIDGMHIPAHVPAKDQCRFRNRKGVLSQNVLVACTFDLQFIFVYPGWEGSAADSRVLRAVLSDPDQNFPQVPEGKYYLVDLGYDNMNGFIAPYEGVRYHLHEYRGANLLPRNAKELFNHRHSSLTNVIRRSFNILKERFPILKLAPQYAFHTQRDIVIAACVIHNHIRREEKNDWLFSSIEGGMTEESCGLDEQPDLQSPFSIHEHMATSRRDSIAAAMWNDFMNKWDEW is encoded by the exons ATGCCATCTCTCACGACTCCAATAGAGATCCTGAAAAGTAATAGATTCTACCCATACTTTGAG GACTGCATCGGAGTTATAGATGGCATGCATATTCCAGCACATGTTCCAGCGAAGGATCAGTGTAGGTTTCGCAACCGAAAAGGTGTTTTATCACAAAATGTGTTAGTAGCCTGCACATTTGATCTCCAGTTCATATTTGTGTATCCTGGGTGGGAAGGCTCAGCTGCAGATTCACGTGTGTTGAGGGCTGTTCTCAGTGACCCTGATCAGAACTTCCCTCAAGTCCCAGAAG GTAAATATTACCTTGTTGATCTGGGTTATGATAATATGAACGGATTTATTGCACCATATGAAGGAGTGCGGTATCACCTCCATGAATATCGAGGTGCTAATCTTTTACCTAGGAATGCGAAGGAACTGTTTAATCACCGCCACTCGTCTTTAACCAATGTCATCAGGAGGTCTTTTAATATTCTGAAAGAAAGATTTCCAATCCTGAAACTTGCTCCTCAATATGCTTTCCACACACAGAGGGATATTGTTATAGCTGCATGCGTAATACACAATCACATCCGACGCGAGGAGAAAAATGATTGGTTGTTTAGTAGCATTGAAGGTGGGATGACTGAGGAGTCATGTGGTCTTGATGAACAGCCTGATCTACAATCACCTTTCTCAATTCATGAACATATGGCCACATCACGAAGAGACTCAATTGCTGCAGCTATGTGGAATGATTTTATGAATAAGTGGGATGAATGGTAA